The Kozakia baliensis genome includes a region encoding these proteins:
- a CDS encoding glycosyltransferase family 4 protein gives MKILEITNVDFSLRQFLWPLMRGLRAAGCDVIGACAEGPQLEVVRADGFTVRAVPFARNLSPAAQMRAFWAVYRLIRREKPDIVHAHMPISGILARVAAWLCRVPLVAYTCHGFLFNQPGSRKRRGLALILEWIGGQVTDLYLTVSQEEARDARRLHINRRAQAIGNGRDLERFKPDAQARQSIRRELGVSQGRTVLIAVSRLVRHKGYPELLRAMELVPEAELWIVGERLPSDHGEDMARFLAEAGQRLGERLRLLGYREDIPALLAAADIFVLPSHFEGLPMSIIEAMLCGLPVVATNIKGPREQVLDRQTGILVPPGLAAPLAQALQRLAHDPALRAEMGQAGLARARMLYNEKEIVARTVNLLLQSARNAKR, from the coding sequence TTGAAAATTCTTGAAATCACCAACGTCGATTTCTCGTTGCGCCAGTTCCTATGGCCTTTGATGCGCGGCCTGCGTGCGGCCGGATGCGATGTCATAGGAGCCTGCGCGGAAGGCCCGCAGCTTGAAGTCGTACGAGCGGATGGCTTTACGGTGCGGGCCGTGCCTTTCGCGCGCAATCTGTCGCCCGCGGCGCAAATGCGCGCGTTCTGGGCTGTGTATCGGCTCATTCGACGTGAAAAACCGGATATTGTGCACGCCCACATGCCGATCAGCGGCATTCTGGCGCGCGTGGCGGCTTGGCTTTGCCGCGTGCCGCTGGTCGCTTATACTTGCCATGGTTTTCTGTTCAATCAGCCTGGTTCGCGCAAAAGGCGCGGATTGGCACTGATTTTGGAATGGATTGGCGGGCAAGTGACCGATCTTTATCTGACGGTCTCGCAAGAAGAAGCGCGTGACGCTCGGCGCCTGCATATCAACCGCCGCGCTCAAGCCATCGGCAATGGGCGCGATCTTGAGCGTTTCAAGCCGGACGCCCAAGCGCGGCAAAGCATACGGCGGGAGTTGGGCGTTTCCCAGGGGCGCACGGTGCTGATCGCCGTGTCGCGCTTGGTGCGGCATAAGGGTTATCCGGAATTACTGCGCGCCATGGAATTGGTGCCTGAAGCTGAGCTTTGGATCGTGGGAGAGCGCCTTCCTTCGGATCATGGGGAGGATATGGCGCGTTTCCTGGCGGAAGCGGGGCAAAGGCTTGGCGAGCGTTTGCGCCTTCTAGGCTATCGCGAGGATATTCCGGCATTGCTGGCCGCTGCGGATATTTTCGTACTGCCTAGTCATTTCGAAGGGCTGCCGATGTCTATCATCGAAGCCATGCTTTGCGGATTGCCTGTTGTGGCGACGAATATCAAAGGCCCGCGTGAACAGGTGCTGGATCGGCAAACCGGCATTTTGGTGCCGCCGGGCCTCGCGGCTCCATTGGCGCAGGCATTACAGCGTTTAGCCCACGATCCCGCCTTGCGCGCCGAGATGGGGCAGGCGGGGCTTGCGCGGGCGCGCATGCTTTATAACGAGAAAGAAATCGTCGCGCGGACCGTGAATTTACTGCTCCAGTCCGCGCGCAACGCCAAGCGTTGA
- the tyrS gene encoding tyrosine--tRNA ligase, producing the protein MTDGPAMPESTLKSPFLREAEARGYIFQCTDLAALDEAMLAGPVSGYIGFDPTADSLHVGNALSIMMLRLLQRHGHRPIALMGGGTAKIGDPSFRDEARALMSPEKLAHNLKGIEGSLRQFLNFGEGPSDTLLANNADWLDKLSYIDLLQDVGVHFSVSRMLSFESVKQRLDREQGLTFLEFNYSILQSYDFRELNRRYSVSLQMGGSDQWGNIVAGIDLTRRTDGKQVFGLTTPLLTTASGAKMGKSAKGATWLSAEKLPVFEYWQFWRNTEDADVARFLKLFTELPLEECERLGALEGAEINEAKKILATEATAICHGRAAAESAAETARRTFEQGALAAELPSRDLPAILFDEGIPAFRLLAESGIVASNGEARRLIRGGGARINDVPVKDENQSVTRSDLIDGVVKLSSGKKHHLLVRPA; encoded by the coding sequence ATGACCGATGGACCTGCCATGCCTGAGAGCACGCTCAAAAGCCCATTCCTCCGTGAAGCCGAGGCGCGCGGCTATATTTTCCAATGCACGGACCTCGCCGCACTGGACGAGGCGATGCTGGCCGGACCGGTTTCGGGCTATATCGGTTTCGACCCGACGGCGGATTCCTTGCATGTCGGCAATGCGCTTTCGATCATGATGTTGCGCCTGTTGCAACGCCATGGGCACCGACCGATCGCGCTTATGGGCGGCGGCACGGCGAAAATCGGCGATCCGTCCTTTCGCGACGAAGCGCGCGCGCTGATGAGCCCGGAGAAGCTGGCGCATAATCTCAAAGGCATCGAAGGCAGCCTTCGCCAATTCCTGAATTTCGGCGAAGGGCCGTCCGATACGCTGCTCGCCAATAATGCGGATTGGCTGGACAAGCTTTCCTATATCGACCTGCTGCAAGATGTCGGCGTGCATTTCTCCGTCAGCCGCATGCTTTCCTTCGAAAGCGTCAAGCAGCGCCTGGACCGCGAACAGGGCCTGACATTTTTGGAGTTCAATTACTCCATCCTGCAATCCTACGATTTTCGCGAACTCAACCGTCGCTACAGCGTGTCCCTGCAGATGGGCGGCTCGGACCAGTGGGGCAATATCGTTGCGGGTATCGACCTGACGCGCCGCACCGATGGTAAGCAGGTTTTCGGCCTGACCACTCCCCTGCTCACGACGGCATCGGGTGCGAAGATGGGCAAGTCGGCCAAGGGCGCGACGTGGCTTAGCGCCGAAAAGCTGCCGGTTTTCGAATATTGGCAATTCTGGCGCAATACTGAAGACGCCGATGTGGCACGGTTTCTCAAACTCTTCACCGAACTGCCTTTGGAAGAATGTGAACGGCTTGGTGCGCTGGAAGGCGCGGAGATCAACGAAGCGAAGAAAATACTTGCCACCGAAGCCACGGCCATCTGCCATGGCCGCGCGGCAGCCGAATCCGCAGCGGAAACGGCGCGTCGTACTTTCGAGCAAGGCGCGCTGGCGGCGGAACTGCCAAGCCGCGATCTGCCTGCTATCTTGTTCGATGAAGGTATTCCAGCGTTCCGCCTACTGGCTGAATCCGGCATCGTGGCCAGCAATGGCGAGGCTCGCCGCCTCATTCGCGGTGGTGGCGCACGCATCAACGATGTTCCCGTCAAGGACGAGAATCAGAGCGTCACCCGTTCCGATCTGATCGACGGCGTGGTGAAGCTTTCATCGGGCAAGAAGCACCATCTTCTGGTGCGCCCCGCCTAA
- a CDS encoding alpha/beta hydrolase — MPEVMFAGPDGRLEGRYHHSDEPNAPLALVLHPHPLHGGTMNNRITYSMYRAFEKMGFSVMRYNSRGVGRSQGRYDGGIGEISDAAAALDWMQMVNPNSNELWIAGYSFGAFVGMQLLMRRPEISGWISVAPPANDYDFGFLAPCPCGGLMIAGDKDELAPETGIRKLVDKLNTQKNVQVDYRIFEGANHIFANEADKVAAALEDHVMTMRARRSLALAAD; from the coding sequence ATGCCAGAAGTCATGTTCGCCGGCCCCGACGGCCGGCTCGAGGGTCGTTATCATCATTCGGACGAGCCCAACGCGCCGCTCGCCCTGGTTTTGCATCCGCACCCGCTGCATGGCGGCACGATGAACAACCGCATCACCTATTCCATGTATCGCGCTTTCGAGAAAATGGGCTTCTCGGTCATGCGCTACAATTCGCGCGGCGTCGGCCGTAGTCAGGGCCGTTACGATGGCGGCATCGGAGAAATATCCGATGCGGCGGCAGCGCTCGACTGGATGCAGATGGTCAACCCGAATTCCAACGAATTGTGGATCGCGGGTTATTCCTTTGGCGCCTTCGTCGGTATGCAGCTTCTCATGCGCCGCCCAGAAATCAGCGGCTGGATCAGCGTCGCCCCTCCGGCGAACGACTATGATTTCGGCTTCCTCGCACCCTGTCCGTGCGGTGGTCTGATGATCGCGGGCGATAAGGACGAGCTTGCTCCAGAAACCGGCATCCGCAAATTAGTGGACAAGCTGAACACCCAAAAGAACGTGCAGGTCGATTACCGCATCTTCGAAGGCGCGAACCATATTTTCGCCAACGAGGCGGATAAGGTCGCCGCCGCACTGGAAGATCATGTCATGACCATGCGCGCGCGCCGCTCACTGGCGCTCGCTGCCGACTGA